In the Herpetosiphonaceae bacterium genome, one interval contains:
- a CDS encoding NlpC/P60 family protein, whose translation MLPSSLRPPRRTTIWTAVGISVLLLPLLGCIGTANVTPTAGGLPRWACPTPTALPPIQVEDGSDLNPEGTPVPHYRDTLPYEREPYNEIGREPILRPTPQTKTGTSFYLGQIINLQPALDVQLTVETRGEPIIRDAGVVQLFIVRATWHNRGDPFPFDPARQLVISSIRRPDGRLLAGPWRWDLAAAEAAWLTPTDAALHTEIPTGESTLQVPILAPTGSVAVLDLQLDPPDATEASAGSLRVQFTAAEEPDCEHAGTVAAVYDEEGREAVPPPVPGGSATLIAFARQQLGRQYCWGGKGWSPCSGYTPQDGQVTPPCASYPCWDCSGLTWGAYNAAGIVIGHGTSNQKNYPAVPIDQIQPGDLLLFGGINQVGRGARITHVGLYAGDLDGDGTGDMIHAASYPTGVVIAKNILGNRYYLQRLAIITRPPRGGA comes from the coding sequence ATGCTGCCATCATCCTTGCGGCCGCCGCGCCGAACGACGATCTGGACCGCCGTGGGGATCAGTGTCCTCCTGCTGCCCCTGCTGGGGTGCATTGGGACGGCCAACGTGACCCCGACGGCCGGTGGCCTGCCGCGCTGGGCCTGCCCCACGCCAACCGCCCTGCCACCGATTCAGGTGGAGGACGGCAGCGACCTGAATCCGGAGGGCACGCCGGTCCCCCACTATCGCGATACCCTGCCCTACGAGCGCGAGCCGTACAACGAGATCGGACGCGAGCCGATTCTGCGGCCCACGCCCCAGACCAAAACCGGCACGAGCTTCTATCTGGGCCAGATCATCAACCTGCAGCCGGCGTTGGATGTGCAGCTCACCGTCGAAACCCGCGGTGAGCCGATCATCCGCGATGCCGGGGTGGTGCAGCTGTTCATCGTCCGGGCGACCTGGCACAATCGGGGCGATCCATTCCCGTTCGACCCGGCCCGGCAGCTGGTGATCAGCAGCATCCGGCGTCCGGATGGCCGGCTGCTCGCCGGGCCGTGGCGCTGGGATCTCGCCGCGGCCGAGGCGGCCTGGCTCACGCCCACCGATGCCGCGCTGCATACGGAGATCCCCACGGGCGAGAGCACGCTGCAGGTGCCGATCCTGGCGCCGACGGGAAGCGTGGCGGTCCTCGATCTGCAGCTCGATCCGCCCGATGCCACCGAGGCGAGCGCCGGCAGTCTCCGCGTGCAGTTCACCGCCGCCGAGGAGCCGGACTGTGAGCATGCCGGAACGGTCGCCGCCGTGTATGACGAGGAGGGCCGGGAGGCGGTGCCGCCACCCGTGCCGGGCGGGAGCGCGACGCTGATCGCCTTTGCCCGGCAGCAGCTGGGCCGGCAATACTGCTGGGGCGGCAAAGGCTGGTCGCCCTGCAGCGGCTACACGCCGCAGGATGGACAGGTCACGCCGCCCTGCGCGTCGTATCCCTGCTGGGATTGTAGTGGCCTCACCTGGGGCGCGTACAACGCCGCCGGGATCGTCATCGGCCACGGCACCAGCAATCAGAAGAACTACCCGGCGGTCCCCATCGATCAGATTCAACCCGGCGATCTGCTGCTCTTTGGCGGGATTAATCAGGTCGGGCGCGGCGCGCGGATTACCCATGTGGGCCTGTACGCCGGTGACCTCGACGGCGACGGCACGGGCGATATGATCCACGCGGCCAGCTACCCGACCGGCGTGGTGATCGCCAAGAACATCCTGGGCAATCGCTACTATCTGCAGCGGCTGGCGATCATTACCCGCCCGCCGCGGGGAGGTGCCTGA
- a CDS encoding type IV secretory system conjugative DNA transfer family protein, with protein sequence MPEPVVFAVQSFDQGMREDEWSLDEQWTPFFAGQEGPLRIISMTRRFDLRAPQERIDARLQPLDLRAKRLAPIAQLVGRWEGPTTPTSLEQAVAALPGPVRQDLEEALGGRSPQERATWEQALDRLGQPLSWRRWLKDYHQLYDLLMHQVALRGLHHYLLAWLPEGMRPDDQADLVAHAFDTAVQVADLPPLLPGEYTEQAQWLEPVELHHPFVALLCSYDLAGTWDVRTLHRLLGLDLDLAICVDSAPVSRLKSEWQAEHTAAVTENTLMREGTRDHKVLKRYRAAKEIQELLDTQQLHDVRIVVAVQGRDLDELQHHVRQVIAAGGSRLKLLRPPYGQGPLLQFFGPTPTNRIESVARPRRIPSQGVAVTVPFGLRKPDRTDGILWLLQGDTPILFDPFPPGRAGHTVILGKPGYGKTFSLNTWSTRLAALGCQVVVYEPQGHSRRLVEAAGRCGARYVLDLRQQVNVLDVVATRDAQGRPPSLGEQIAHVTAQLSVLLGTSRPGGDGKVVFLAREWTSLERGILDLALQQLYADVDLETVTVAETPILGDLCDALATVAEQLRAEGEGEGATIAQRVVTEINLRLVRGSLGATFNAHTTVDWNVTHDVTAYDFSAIPDGELRTFFYGQAFAALNRVIRSPLRDRSRPLVAAIDEFQYMRRVPWLATFAAEATKTWRTFNGHFWTIDQDAHTYLGAEGGVADEAMLSIFQNATIKIIFRQDAEPAKRLGHVVDGLRVAHMQQIKQLGQGECVLVWEADDDAHRQNEVFVGRVEPTDAELRVFTGT encoded by the coding sequence ATGCCTGAGCCGGTGGTGTTCGCGGTCCAGTCCTTCGACCAGGGCATGCGCGAGGACGAATGGTCGCTCGACGAGCAGTGGACCCCGTTTTTCGCCGGCCAGGAAGGCCCCCTGCGGATCATCTCGATGACGCGGCGCTTCGACCTGCGCGCGCCCCAGGAGCGGATCGACGCACGGCTGCAGCCGCTGGACCTCCGCGCCAAACGCCTGGCGCCGATCGCGCAGCTGGTCGGGCGCTGGGAGGGGCCGACGACGCCGACGAGCCTGGAGCAGGCGGTCGCCGCGCTGCCCGGCCCTGTGCGGCAGGATCTGGAGGAGGCGCTCGGCGGGCGCTCCCCGCAGGAGCGCGCGACCTGGGAACAGGCGCTGGACCGGCTGGGCCAGCCGCTGAGCTGGCGGCGCTGGCTCAAAGACTACCACCAGCTGTATGACCTGCTGATGCACCAGGTCGCGCTGCGGGGCCTCCACCACTATCTGCTGGCCTGGCTGCCGGAGGGCATGCGCCCCGACGACCAGGCCGATCTGGTCGCCCACGCCTTCGATACGGCGGTACAGGTCGCCGATCTGCCCCCGCTGCTGCCGGGCGAGTATACCGAGCAGGCGCAGTGGTTGGAGCCGGTCGAGCTGCACCACCCGTTTGTGGCGCTGCTGTGCAGCTATGACCTGGCCGGCACCTGGGATGTGCGGACCCTGCACCGCCTGCTCGGCCTCGACCTGGACCTCGCCATCTGCGTCGACAGCGCCCCGGTCTCCCGCCTGAAAAGCGAATGGCAGGCGGAACATACCGCCGCCGTGACCGAGAACACGCTCATGCGCGAGGGCACGCGCGATCATAAGGTGCTGAAGCGCTACCGCGCCGCGAAGGAGATCCAGGAGCTGCTCGACACCCAGCAGCTGCATGATGTGCGGATCGTCGTCGCCGTGCAGGGCCGGGATCTCGACGAACTGCAGCACCACGTCCGCCAGGTGATCGCCGCGGGCGGCTCGCGCCTGAAGCTGCTCCGCCCGCCGTATGGGCAGGGGCCGCTGCTCCAGTTCTTCGGTCCCACGCCGACCAACCGGATCGAGTCGGTGGCCCGGCCGCGGCGCATCCCCAGCCAGGGCGTGGCGGTGACGGTGCCGTTCGGGCTGCGCAAGCCGGATCGGACCGACGGCATCCTGTGGCTGCTCCAGGGCGATACCCCGATCCTGTTCGATCCGTTCCCGCCGGGTCGAGCGGGGCATACGGTGATCCTGGGCAAGCCAGGGTATGGCAAGACCTTTAGCTTGAATACCTGGTCCACCCGGCTGGCGGCGCTCGGCTGCCAGGTCGTGGTCTACGAGCCGCAGGGCCACTCCCGGCGCCTGGTGGAAGCGGCCGGGCGCTGTGGGGCGCGCTACGTGCTGGATCTGCGGCAGCAGGTCAACGTGCTGGATGTGGTGGCGACCCGCGACGCGCAGGGCCGGCCGCCGTCGCTCGGCGAGCAGATCGCGCACGTGACGGCGCAACTCAGCGTGCTGCTCGGCACCAGCCGCCCCGGTGGCGATGGCAAGGTCGTCTTTCTGGCCCGGGAGTGGACGAGCCTGGAGCGGGGCATCCTGGATCTCGCGCTGCAGCAGCTCTACGCGGACGTGGACCTGGAAACGGTGACGGTGGCGGAGACGCCGATCCTGGGCGACCTGTGCGACGCGCTCGCGACGGTGGCGGAGCAGCTGCGAGCGGAAGGGGAAGGGGAAGGGGCGACGATTGCGCAGCGGGTGGTGACCGAGATCAATCTACGGCTGGTGCGCGGCTCGCTGGGCGCGACCTTCAACGCGCACACGACGGTGGACTGGAACGTTACCCACGATGTGACCGCGTATGACTTCAGCGCGATCCCCGACGGCGAGTTGCGGACGTTCTTCTACGGGCAGGCATTCGCGGCGCTGAACCGGGTAATCCGCTCGCCGCTGCGCGACCGGTCCCGCCCCCTGGTCGCGGCGATCGACGAGTTCCAGTACATGCGCCGGGTGCCCTGGCTGGCGACGTTCGCGGCGGAAGCCACGAAGACCTGGCGGACGTTCAATGGGCATTTCTGGACCATCGATCAGGATGCGCATACGTATCTGGGTGCCGAAGGCGGGGTGGCGGACGAGGCGATGCTGTCGATCTTCCAGAACGCGACGATCAAGATCATCTTCCGGCAGGATGCCGAGCCGGCCAAGCGGCTGGGGCATGTGGTCGATGGGCTGCGCGTGGCGCATATGCAGCAGATCAAGCAGCTCGGCCAGGGGGAATGTGTGCTGGTCTGGGAGGCGGATGATGACGCCCATCGCCAGAACGAGGTGTTTGTGGGCCGGGTCGAGCCGACGGATGCCGAGCTGCGGGTGTTTACCGGCACGTAG